The Ancylobacter sp. SL191 nucleotide sequence TGCGGCTGCCGGTCGCCGTGCGTCATCGCCTCTCGGGAGCGCCCAGCCAATGGGAAGGAACCGGACCGCCATCTGATCCGTCAACGCTAGCTGAGGACCGATCCGTGCGACATTCACAGTTCACCGACACTGAGATTCTCCACCTCGTCCGCGAAGCCGATGCCGGAGTTCCGGTCGATGAGATCTGCCGGACGGCCGGGGTTTCGCTGCGCACCTTCTACCGCTGGCGCCGGCGCTTTGGCGGGTTGAGCGTGCCCGCCGTCGAACGCATGAAGGAGCTGCAGGCGGAAAACCTGCGGCTGCGCCTGCTGGTCAGTAATTTGTCCGAGCGCCTGCACGACGCGCCCTCCTCGGATGGCCGGTCCTCACCGGTCTTGAGCGATCCGGTCCGGCTTCCTCCCGGCCGCGCCTCCGTGCTGGCCGCCGAACGCTGCGGCGGCGCCGTGGTGGGTCGCTTCGCCTCGGTACGCGGCACACGGTGAGAGAGCGCGCGGTCGCGGACGCCTTGCGCGATGTTGCGCGCAACGTTCTGAGCAGCCGGGCGGGCGAGGAGCACCATCCGGCGCGCCGCATAAGAAAAAGGGCCGGCGGGAAGGTGTTCCCGGCCGGCCCTGAGCATGCTGAAAAGTAAAACCGCGCCGATTACTGGCGGTATTGCTGGATGCGGGTGGTGCGCAGGCCGGCGAGGCCATGGCGGTCGATCGAGGCCTGCCAGGACAGGAACTCCTCGGTCGTCAGAGTGTAGCGCTTGCAGGCCTCCTCAAGGCTGAGAAGACCGCCGCGCACGGCGGCAACGACCTCCGCCTTGCGGCGGATAACCCACCGCCGGGTGTTGGGCGGGGGTAGATCGGCAATGGTTAACGGACTTCCGTCCGGCCCGATTACATATTTCACCCTCGGGCGGTAGGGCTCGGTCATGTTACGCTCACTCAATACACGCGATCAATGAGAGTAGGTTACCTGCCGAGGCTTAAATATTTCCCTAAGCGAATCACGCTCTGGTGAAGTCGCGACACGTAGGAGCTTGTTAATAGTTGCGCAGGACTTTGTTTACCTTTGCCGCCCCAACGGAAGAGGTATTCCGAGGCCGACCGGGCCTTGTCGCACGACAAGGGTTCATAGAAGCGCCACGGTGCCCTATATAACGGGGGTCAACGCCTTCCCGTCTCCGCTCCTGTCCTCGCACACGGTCCGCGCCCGCCGCATGATCCGCCTCGACGACGCTTCAAGCTTCCCCGGCCGCTCCCCCGCCGAGACCCGCGTGGTCGTGGCCATGTCCGGCGGCGTGGATTCCTCCGTGGTCGCCGCGCTGTATGCGCAGGCGGGCTACGATGTGCTGGGCGTGACGCTGCAGCTCTATGACCATGGCGAGGCGATGCACCACCGGCCGGGCGCCTGCTGCGCGGGCCAGGACATCTATGATGCGCGCACCGTGGCCGAGCGGCTGGGCATTCCCCATTACGTGCTCGATTATGAGAGCCGCTTCCGCCACGCGGTGATCGAGCGCTTCGCCGATGCCTATGCGGCCGGCGAGACGCCGATCCCCTGCGTCGACTGCAATCGCACGGTGAAGTTCCGCGACCTCTTGGAGACCGCGCGCGACCTCGGCGCCGACATTCTCGCCACCGGCCATTACGTGACCAGCCGCCCGCTGCCCAATGGCCGGCGCGCGCTGTTCCGCCCGCTCGACGAGAGCCGCGACCAGAGCTATTTTCTCTATGCCACCACCCAGGCGCAGATCGACATGCTGCGCTTCCCGCTCGGCGAGACCAGCAAGCCGGAAGTGCGCGCGCTGGCCGAGAGCTTCGGCCTCAAGGTGGCGGACAAGCCGGACAGCCAGGACATCTGCTTCGTGCCGAACGGGCACTACACCGCGATAGTCGAGAAACTGCGGCCCGAGGCGGCCGAGCCGGGCGACATCGTGCATCTCGACGGGCGGGTGCTGGGCCGTCATGCCGGCGTGATGCGTTACACGATCGGCCAGCGCAAGGGCCTCGGCATCGCCGCCGCCGAACCGCTTTATGTGGTCGGCATCGATGCGCGCGCCCGGCGCGTGCTGGTCGGGCCGCGTGAGGCGCTGGGCGTCACCGTCATCCGCGTCGATGAGGTGAACTGGATCGGCGATGAAACGTTGGAAGAGGCGGCGGGGGCCGGGCGCGAAGTCTATGTGAAGGTGCGCTCGGCGCGCGCGCCGGTGCCCGGCCATCTCGCCCGCGCGGCCGATGGTGGCATCGACGTGCATCTGGCCATGGCCGAGGAGGGCGTCGCGCCCGGCCAGGCCTGCGTCTTCTACGAGGATGGCGCGGCGGCCTCACGCCTCTTGGGCGGCGGCGTCATTCGACGGGCGCGGGAGACCTTCACGGCGGTGACACGCGACATTGAGATGGTGTCGCGTACCGCGTGAGTCGCAGTTTTCAAGGCAGGCCGCGCAGCGGCCGGGTAACAGGGCAGGGGACACGCATGACGCCGACCGATCTCGATCGCGCCACCGTTGAGGAAGCCTATGCCCGCTGGGCGCCGGTTTATGACGTGGTGTTCGGCGCGGTGTTCGAGCCCGGCCGCAAGGTGGCGATGAAGGCGGCGGAACGGATCGGCGGGCGCATCCTCGACTTCGGCGTCGGCACCGGCTTCGCGCTGCCCGCCTATAAGCGCAGCAACCGCATCGTCGGCATCGATATCTCCGAGCCCATGCTGCAGAAGGCCCGCGAGAAGGTGGAGAAGGAAAACCTCTCCCATGTCGAGGGCCTGTGCCTGATGGACGGCGCGCATATGGGCTTTGCCGATGCGAGCTTCGACGTGGTGATCGCGCAGTTCGTCATCACCGTTGTGCCGCACCCGGAGGAGACGCTGGACGAAATGGCCCGCGTGCTGAAGCCCGGCGGCGAGATCATCCTGGTCAACCATCTCGGCGCCGAGGACGGCCCGCGCGCCGTGTTCGAACGCTGGTTCGCCCGCAAGGCCCGCAAGCTCGGCTGGCGCCCGGAATTCCAGTTCCGCCGCCTGCGCAACTGGGCGCTGGCCAATGGCACCGTTGACCTCCCCATCCCCCGCGACGTCGCGCTCGGCATGTACACCATGGTGCGCTTCCGCAAGCGCACGGCAGCCGAGATCGCCGCGGCGGGCGCCGATGAGCCGGAACTGGTGGCGCTGGCGGGGGTGACGGCGGCCTCGGCCGGAAACCTCAAAACACCACGCTCGTCCGCAGCCCGATCACCGTCGCGTTGCGCAGGGGTTCGGTCGGGGCGGTGCTGTCCGGCTGGGGGACGTTGCCGCCGGGGTGGATGATGTACTGCATGAAGGGCTGCACGCTGAGCCAGGGCGTCACCGCCGCCTGATAGGTGACTTCCAGCACCGCCTCATAATCCATTACCGGGGCTGCCGCGCCCGGCCTCCTCACAGCCAGCCCATATCCGGTCCCACCGGCACGATGCCGGTCGGGTTGATGGTGGCGTGGCTCTCGTAATAGTGCCGCTTGATGTGGGTGAAATCGACCGTGCCGGCGACGCCGTCGCGGTGGTAGAGCGCGCGCACGAAGCGTTTCAGGTTGGGGTAATCGACGATCCGGCGGATGTTGCACTTGAAATGGCCGACATAGACCGGGTCGAAGCGGATCAGCGTGGTGAAGAGGCGGATATCGGCCTCGGTCAGCACCTCGCCCATCAGCCAGGACTGGCCCTCCAGCCGCGCATTCAGCTCGTCCAGCAGGACGAACAGGGCGGCGACGGCTTCCTCATAGGCGTCCTGCGCGGTGGCGAAGCCGGCCTTGTAGACGCCGTTATTCACCGCGTCATAGATGCGGGCGTTGAGCGCGTCGATCGCCTCGGCGAGCGCGGCCGGGTAGTAATCGTGCCGGTCGTCCGTGAAGGCGTCGAAGGCACTGTTGAGCATGCGGATGATCTCCGCCGACTCGTTGCTGACGATGGTGCCGCGCATGCGGTCCCACAGCACGGGCACGGTGACGCGGCCGGAAAAGGCGGGGTCGGCGGCGCGGTAGACCTCATAGAGCCGCTGCGCGCCGAGCACGGAATCCGTCGTCGCGGCCGGCGTGCGGCGCGCGGCATGGTCGGCGAAGACCCAGCCCTCATGCCCCATATGGGGATCGACCACGCTGACGGAGATGACGCTTTCCAGCTTCTTCAGCGCGCGCAGGATGAGGGTGCGGTGCGCCCAGGGGCAGGCGAGCGAGACATAAAGGTGGTAGCGCCCGGCCTCCGCCGGAAAGCCGCCCTCGCCGGATGGGCCGGGGGCGCCGTCCGGCGTCACCCAGTTGCGGAAGCGCGTGGTGGTGCGCACGAAGCGCCCGCCGGTGCTCGAGGTATCGTACCATTTGTCGACCCATTGGCCGTCGACCAGCAGTCCCATCGCGTCCTCCCTGTTAGGCTCAACGTAGCGCGCGGGACAGCCGGTGACAGGCAAAAGCGTGTGCGTTGGCGCGGGGGCGCCTTTGCAGGCCTGCCTCAGCAGCTCTGCCTCAGCCGGGCGGCAGGCGCTTGTAATAGATCAGGGTGCCGGTGAGGCCGCCATGGGGCTTCAGCGCATAGTCGGGGATCTCGCCGGAGAACACGAATCCTTGCTTCTCATAGAGCCCGGCCGCGCCTTCCTCGCTCGCGGTGTCCAGAACCAGCAGGCTGCGCCCGGCGGCGATGGCGTGGCGCTCGGCCTCGCTCAGCAGCGCGCGGGCAAGGCCCCGGCCGCGATGGGCGCGGGCGGTCATCATCTTGGCGATCTCGGCGCGGTGCGGCTGGTTCTCCGGCAGGCCGAGCACGAGGGTCACGGTGGCGGCGAGTTCGCCTTCGACGAAGGCGCCGAGGATGATGAGCTCGCCCTTTGCTGCCCGCTCCAGCCCCGCCTGCCAGAAGGCCAGCGCGCGGGCGGGATCGAGCGGGTGCATGAAGCTGACGGAGCCGCCGGAGGCGACGGTCTCGACCAGCAGTCCGGCAAGGGCGGGCGCGTCGGCGGTGGCGAGCGGGCGGATGAA carries:
- a CDS encoding transposase, with protein sequence MRHSQFTDTEILHLVREADAGVPVDEICRTAGVSLRTFYRWRRRFGGLSVPAVERMKELQAENLRLRLLVSNLSERLHDAPSSDGRSSPVLSDPVRLPPGRASVLAAERCGGAVVGRFASVRGTR
- a CDS encoding DUF1153 domain-containing protein, whose translation is MTEPYRPRVKYVIGPDGSPLTIADLPPPNTRRWVIRRKAEVVAAVRGGLLSLEEACKRYTLTTEEFLSWQASIDRHGLAGLRTTRIQQYRQ
- the mnmA gene encoding tRNA 2-thiouridine(34) synthase MnmA, translating into MIRLDDASSFPGRSPAETRVVVAMSGGVDSSVVAALYAQAGYDVLGVTLQLYDHGEAMHHRPGACCAGQDIYDARTVAERLGIPHYVLDYESRFRHAVIERFADAYAAGETPIPCVDCNRTVKFRDLLETARDLGADILATGHYVTSRPLPNGRRALFRPLDESRDQSYFLYATTQAQIDMLRFPLGETSKPEVRALAESFGLKVADKPDSQDICFVPNGHYTAIVEKLRPEAAEPGDIVHLDGRVLGRHAGVMRYTIGQRKGLGIAAAEPLYVVGIDARARRVLVGPREALGVTVIRVDEVNWIGDETLEEAAGAGREVYVKVRSARAPVPGHLARAADGGIDVHLAMAEEGVAPGQACVFYEDGAAASRLLGGGVIRRARETFTAVTRDIEMVSRTA
- a CDS encoding carbohydrate porin → MDYEAVLEVTYQAAVTPWLSVQPFMQYIIHPGGNVPQPDSTAPTEPLRNATVIGLRTSVVF
- a CDS encoding glutathione S-transferase family protein translates to MGLLVDGQWVDKWYDTSSTGGRFVRTTTRFRNWVTPDGAPGPSGEGGFPAEAGRYHLYVSLACPWAHRTLILRALKKLESVISVSVVDPHMGHEGWVFADHAARRTPAATTDSVLGAQRLYEVYRAADPAFSGRVTVPVLWDRMRGTIVSNESAEIIRMLNSAFDAFTDDRHDYYPAALAEAIDALNARIYDAVNNGVYKAGFATAQDAYEEAVAALFVLLDELNARLEGQSWLMGEVLTEADIRLFTTLIRFDPVYVGHFKCNIRRIVDYPNLKRFVRALYHRDGVAGTVDFTHIKRHYYESHATINPTGIVPVGPDMGWL
- a CDS encoding GNAT family N-acetyltransferase → MPTRSPPPAPFIRPLATADAPALAGLLVETVASGGSVSFMHPLDPARALAFWQAGLERAAKGELIILGAFVEGELAATVTLVLGLPENQPHRAEIAKMMTARAHRGRGLARALLSEAERHAIAAGRSLLVLDTASEEGAAGLYEKQGFVFSGEIPDYALKPHGGLTGTLIYYKRLPPG